The DNA window TCCCGATGATCAGGCCGAGAAGATCAGCACCGTACAGAACGCAATCGAATACATCGAGGCCAACACTCAGAAGTAAGAAAAACGGTCTGCAGGCCATCAGACGGCCAGTGCTCTGACCGAGCCACAAAGGCTCCCCACGCCAATCACCATACGCGCGGAGGAGCCTTCTTCTCAATTCAGCCTCCGCGGTCAACCCCCACAGACAAAAAAACACAGCGGGATTCCGCACATATTTCTTTCACAAACCACTGTAGATTATTGCCAATGGAATTAAAAAGAGTAGTGGTGACCGGCCTCGGAGCCATCACCCCCATAGGCAACGATGTTGAGACAACTTGGCTCAACGCCGTAGCCGGCAAGAGCGGCGCCGCTCCCATCACACATTTCGACGCTTCGAAATTCAAAACCCAGTTTGCCTGCGAAGTCAAGGGTTATAACGCTAACGATCATTTCGACCGCAAGAAACTCCGTCAGCTCGACCTCTATGCACAGTATGGCATCGTCGCAGCCCGTCAGGCAGTAGCCGACTCAGGCATCGAGGAAGCAGCCAACCTCAACCGCGACCGCGTAGGCGTTATCGTCGCCGCAGGCATCGGCGGTCTCCACACATTTGAGGAAGAGGCCGGCTACTATGCAGTAAACGGAGCTGAACAAGGCCCGAAATACAACCCCTTCTTCATCCCCAAGATGATTGCTGACATCGCTTCAGGTCATATCTCCATGGAATATGGCTACCACGGACCTAACTTCGGCGTGGTTTCAGCATGCGCATCATCCAACAACGCCATCATCGACGCATTCAACCTCATCCGTCTGGGCAAGGCCGACGCTATCGTGACCGGCGGCGCTGAAGCTGCAATCTTCCCCGCAGGTGTAGGCGGTTTCAACTCAATGCACGCCCTCTCGACCCGCAACGACTCTCCCGAGACAGCATCGCGTCCGTTCAGCGCATCGCGCGACGGTTTCGTGATGGGTGAAGGCTCTGTGGTGCTCATCCTCGAAGAACTCGAACATGCCAAGGCCCGCGGCGCAAAGATCTATGCCGAAATCGCAGGTGGAGGCATGAGCGCCGACGCACATCACCTCACCGCAACCCATCCCGAAGGTCTCGGCGCGAAGCTCGCCATGAGCAACGCTCTCGAGGACGCAGGCATGAAGCCCGAAGACATCGACTATATCAACGTTCACGGAACATCGACCCCTGTCGGTGACATCTCTGAAGTCAAGGCTATCGTCGAACTCTTCGGTGATCAGGCCCACAAGCTCAACATCAGCTCCACCAAGTCGATGACCGGCCACCTTCTCGGTGCGACCGGAGCTCTCGAAGCAATGTTCTCTGTGCTTGCAGTCAAGAACGACATAGTTCCCCGACCATCAACCACGAGGAAGGCGATAACGACGAGAACATCGACTACACTCTCAACTTCACATTCAACAAGGCAGAAAACCGCCCCGTGCGCGCAGCCCTCTCGAACTCGTTCGGATTCGGCGGCCACAACGCGACTGTCATCGTGAAGAAGTACGAGGAATAATCCTGAATTTCTCCATACAAAGCCATAGCCACCGGGAGGTGTGCGGATCAACTCCGCACACCTCCCTTTTTTCACGGCAGGCGGACGAGCGGCACATCACAAATTCAAAGGCCGGTTTAATCCGGTGTCACACACCGGGTTAAATCAACACCCGACAATAGGGCGGACGACTCTTTCACCGGCATGTATCATGCGGTGTCCATAGAGTCCATATATATACGAATACACGATTGTATTACTATTCGGTGTGCATTGTTCCTTTCATGTTTATGGCCCGACATCGGCAGTTACACAGACATCCGGCCGTCGTTATACAAATTAAGTTTTTTATTGGTTGTCGCTCTTGTTGCAAAGTTAACGCCCCGGCCACGCACAAAAGATGCGATAATACAAAAACGGAATTAAGACATCAGCGCATGAAGGCAAAATCATTGCAAAATTGTGTGAGTCATAGCTAAAAAGAGTGAAAAAACTTTGGCCAAGAGGGAATAATTTCTTAACTTTGCAGCCGAGTTTTGTGGCACATCCTTGAAAAAGGGCTTTGAATGATGCACTTTGCCCTGATATGAGAAGGGAGATGGCGGCCACAAAGCGTTGTGACTTATATAATTAATAACAAAGAGATAAAAACCAACAGCCATGTCAAAAATTTGTCAGATCACAGGCAAGAAAGCAATGGTGGGCAACAATGTGTCGCACTCAAAGCGTCGCACAAAGCGCAAGTTTGATGTAAATCTCTTCAACAAGAAATTCTTCTGGGTTGAGGAGCAAGCTTGGATCACCCTTACCATTTCAGCCGCAGGCCTTCGCACCATCAACAAGAAGGGTCTTGACGCTGCTATCAAAGAAGCAGCCGCAAAGGGTTATATAACTGAAATCAAATACTTAGACATTTTATAAGAAGATGGCAAAGAAAGCTAAAGGCAATCGCGTTCAGGTCATCCTCGAATGCACCGAACACAAGGCATCTGGCATGCCCGGAACTTCGCGTTACATCACTACAAAGAACCGCAAGAACACTACCGAGCGTCTGGAGTTGAAGAAATACAACCCCATTCTCAAGAAAGTTACTGTACACAAAGAAATTAAATAATTCACTGACTCATGGCAAAGAAAACCGTTGCATCTCTGCAAAAAGGCGAAGGCCGCACTTATAGCAAGGTCATCAAGGTCGTTAAGTCGGCGAAGACCGGTGCTTACACCTTCCAGGAACAGATGGTTCCCAACGACGCCGTTAAGGACATTCTCAAATAATTGAGAATCCGCCCTATCCAACGCGCAGCAATTCTTAAAAACGAAATATCCCCGGGAAGACGTCAACACGTCATTCCGGGGCTTTTCGTATGCCAAAACCATGTCAGACACCATAATTATGTTGTGAAACATAATCGGTCAGCACATTTACGCCACATCTAATAAATTTTAGCTTCAAAGTTTGTTTTTGTCGGAATAAAAGCATAAATTCGTGACTTAAATAACGACCCCGCAGACTCTTCTCAACCCTATCTAATCTTACGGAGCCGCTTCAATTCTAATATCACAAACAGCAATCTAACAATCAATAAATAATACCCCTTACATGAGCTATCTTAAATTTGATAAAAACCTCATGATTAACTTGGAGCAGTCACTGCCAAAGGAAATGCTCCGGACGAATCAATCAGGGGCTTATCACTGCACAACGATAGTTGACTGCAACACACGCAAGCAGCACGGCCTTCTTGTCGTTCCCGTGCCGGAGCTGGGAAATTCGTGGCATGTCATGCTATCGTCGCTCGACCTTACGGTCTATCAGCACGGAGCGCCCTTCAATCTGGCTCTCCATCGCTACCGTGGCGGTGTCATGAGCCCGAACGGACACAAGTACATACGCGAGTTTGACTGCGAAAGCGTGCCCCGCACCACTTACCGCGTCGGTGGAGTAATTCTCACAAAAGAAAAAATTTTTATTTCCAACGAGAACCGCATCCTCATCCGCTACACTCTCGTCGAGGCCAACTCTCCGACAACACTGAGATTCCGGCCTGTGCTCGCCTTCCGCGACGCAAACGAACTGTGTGTCGAAAACAACGCAATCGACCAGACCATCCCGGAAATCAACAACGGTGTCTCGGCCTGCCTCTATCCCGGCTATCCGCGTCTCTACATGCAGTTCAGCCATAAGCCGACATGGACCTACGAACCGAACTGGTATAACGGATTCGAGTATGTCAAGGACCTCGAACGCGGAGTGCCCTACTGCGAAGACCTCTGGGTTCCGGGCTATTTCGAGATTCCCATCAAGAAAGGCGAGTCAATCATCTTCTCGGCCGGACTGAGCGAAGTCGCTCCCAAATCGCTGGCAAAGATGTATGAAAGCGAAATCGCCCACCGCACCTGCCGCACATCGTTCTTCAACTGTCTGAAAAACGCCGTGAAGCAGTGTTATCTCAACGAGAAAGACGGGATGTATCTCATCTCGGGCTATCCTTGGGGAAAGATTCTCGCACGCAACACCTTCATGGCTCTTCCGGGCGCGACAATCGCCATCAACCACCGCGAGGATTTCGAACGCATAGCCGACACCGCCATCAACGCCCTGCGCAACTTCATGGCTACAGGCGATACCGACAAACGCATAATCGGCATCGACCTGCCCGACGTATCGCTATGGGCCGTATGGGCATTGCAGCAATATGCAAAAGCCTACGGCCGCGACGACGCGAAGGCAAAATATCTCCCTGCCGTGCGCCAGATTCTCGACTATATCATCGGACAGAACCATCCGTTCATGAAAGTCGACGACAACGGAATGCTCGTCACCGACGGCAACGACAAACCGATGTCGTGGATGAACGCATCGCTCGGCGGACGTCCCGTAGTGGCGCGCACCGGTCTGCTTGTCGAATTCAA is part of the Duncaniella dubosii genome and encodes:
- a CDS encoding DUF4295 domain-containing protein, producing MAKKTVASLQKGEGRTYSKVIKVVKSAKTGAYTFQEQMVPNDAVKDILK
- the rpmB gene encoding 50S ribosomal protein L28; the protein is MSKICQITGKKAMVGNNVSHSKRRTKRKFDVNLFNKKFFWVEEQAWITLTISAAGLRTINKKGLDAAIKEAAAKGYITEIKYLDIL
- a CDS encoding glycogen debranching enzyme N-terminal domain-containing protein is translated as MSYLKFDKNLMINLEQSLPKEMLRTNQSGAYHCTTIVDCNTRKQHGLLVVPVPELGNSWHVMLSSLDLTVYQHGAPFNLALHRYRGGVMSPNGHKYIREFDCESVPRTTYRVGGVILTKEKIFISNENRILIRYTLVEANSPTTLRFRPVLAFRDANELCVENNAIDQTIPEINNGVSACLYPGYPRLYMQFSHKPTWTYEPNWYNGFEYVKDLERGVPYCEDLWVPGYFEIPIKKGESIIFSAGLSEVAPKSLAKMYESEIAHRTCRTSFFNCLKNAVKQCYLNEKDGMYLISGYPWGKILARNTFMALPGATIAINHREDFERIADTAINALRNFMATGDTDKRIIGIDLPDVSLWAVWALQQYAKAYGRDDAKAKYLPAVRQILDYIIGQNHPFMKVDDNGMLVTDGNDKPMSWMNASLGGRPVVARTGLLVEFNALWYNALVFASKLSEGTPDEEKYAAMAERMAQPFVNTFLNDYGYLYDYVNGTYADPSVRPNMAIAIGLDYSPLDRRQRKKVLDIVTRELLTPKGLRTLSPKSYGYRPCYLGSPEEREMALHNGPARPWLMGFYSDAYLKVFGMSGVSYVDRMLIGFEDEMTNGCIGSLSQLYDANPPYTGRGAISHVTNVAEVLRTLTTLKKFIMD
- the rpmG gene encoding 50S ribosomal protein L33, coding for MAKKAKGNRVQVILECTEHKASGMPGTSRYITTKNRKNTTERLELKKYNPILKKVTVHKEIK